One segment of Gadus chalcogrammus isolate NIFS_2021 chromosome 8, NIFS_Gcha_1.0, whole genome shotgun sequence DNA contains the following:
- the anxa13l gene encoding annexin A13, like isoform X2 has product MGNVQPTIVPYEQFDVTADIKALRQACKGLGTDEAAIVEILANRSAAQRTEIKQAYFEKYDDLEEVLRGELTGSFEKAIVAMLDPPHVYAAKQLRQAVQGVGTDEAVLVEILCTASNQDIVSYKEAYAQLHECELEADIEGDTSGDVRNLLIALLQAGREEGYEVDEDLAEQDAQSMFEAGEGRFGTDESTFTNVLAQRNYLQLQATFKVYEKLSGTDILDTITSEATGTLQDCYVTLVRCAKNPQLFFARRLNAAMKGAGTDEDTLIRIVVGRSEVDLETIKDMYLEKYDVTLKDALDSECGGDFKRLLMEILH; this is encoded by the exons ATGGGTAACGTCCAG CCTACCATCGTCCCTTACGAGCAGTTTGATGTAACAGCCGATATCAAGGCACTGAGACAAGCCTGCAAAGGCTTAG GGACGGATGAGGCAGCCATCGTTGAGATCCTGGCCAACCGCTCGGCTGCCCAGCGGACGGAGATCAAACAGGCCTACTTTGAGAAGTATGACGAC ctggaggaggtttTGCGTGGCGAGCTGACCGGGAGCTTTGAGAAGGCCATCGTGGCCATGCTGGACCCCCCTCACGTGTACGCCGCCAAGCAGCTACGGCAGGCGGTACAGGGGGTGGGGACGGACGAGGCTGTGCTGGTGGAGATCCTGTGTACCGCCAGCAACCAG GATATCGTGAGTTACAAGGAGGCCTACGCCCAGC TGCATGAGTGTGAGCTGGAGGCGGACATCGAGGGGGACACCAGTGGGGATGTGAGGAACCTGCTCATCGCACTGCTGCAG GCGGGCAGGGAGGAGGGCTATGAGGTGGACGAGGACCTGGCAGAACAAGACGCACAGTCTATGTTTGAG GCGGGAGAGGGCCGGTTTGGCACCGACGAGTCCACCTTCACCAACGTCCTGGCCCAGAGGAACTACCTGCAGCTGCAGGCCACCTTCAAGGTGTACGAGAAG ctctcAGGAACGGACATCTTGGACACCATAACGAGCGAGGCAACAGGCACCCTGCAGGACTGCTACGTCACCCTGG tgAGGTGTGCTAAGAACCCTCAGCTGTTCTTCGCGCGGCGCCTAAACGCAGCCATGAAGGGCGCCGGGACGGACGAGGACACGCTGATACGCATCGTGGTTGGCCGCTCTGAG GTTGACCTGGAGACCATCAAGGACATGTACCTGGAGAAGTACGACGTCACGCTGAAGGACGCTCTGGACTCGGAGTGCGGCGGGGACTTCAAACGCCTGCTGATGGAGATCCTGCACTAG
- the anxa13l gene encoding annexin A13, like isoform X1 has translation MGNVQPTIVPYEQFDVTADIKALRQACKGLGTDEAAIVEILANRSAAQRTEIKQAYFEKYDDELEEVLRGELTGSFEKAIVAMLDPPHVYAAKQLRQAVQGVGTDEAVLVEILCTASNQDIVSYKEAYAQLHECELEADIEGDTSGDVRNLLIALLQAGREEGYEVDEDLAEQDAQSMFEAGEGRFGTDESTFTNVLAQRNYLQLQATFKVYEKLSGTDILDTITSEATGTLQDCYVTLVRCAKNPQLFFARRLNAAMKGAGTDEDTLIRIVVGRSEVDLETIKDMYLEKYDVTLKDALDSECGGDFKRLLMEILH, from the exons ATGGGTAACGTCCAG CCTACCATCGTCCCTTACGAGCAGTTTGATGTAACAGCCGATATCAAGGCACTGAGACAAGCCTGCAAAGGCTTAG GGACGGATGAGGCAGCCATCGTTGAGATCCTGGCCAACCGCTCGGCTGCCCAGCGGACGGAGATCAAACAGGCCTACTTTGAGAAGTATGACGAC gagctggaggaggtttTGCGTGGCGAGCTGACCGGGAGCTTTGAGAAGGCCATCGTGGCCATGCTGGACCCCCCTCACGTGTACGCCGCCAAGCAGCTACGGCAGGCGGTACAGGGGGTGGGGACGGACGAGGCTGTGCTGGTGGAGATCCTGTGTACCGCCAGCAACCAG GATATCGTGAGTTACAAGGAGGCCTACGCCCAGC TGCATGAGTGTGAGCTGGAGGCGGACATCGAGGGGGACACCAGTGGGGATGTGAGGAACCTGCTCATCGCACTGCTGCAG GCGGGCAGGGAGGAGGGCTATGAGGTGGACGAGGACCTGGCAGAACAAGACGCACAGTCTATGTTTGAG GCGGGAGAGGGCCGGTTTGGCACCGACGAGTCCACCTTCACCAACGTCCTGGCCCAGAGGAACTACCTGCAGCTGCAGGCCACCTTCAAGGTGTACGAGAAG ctctcAGGAACGGACATCTTGGACACCATAACGAGCGAGGCAACAGGCACCCTGCAGGACTGCTACGTCACCCTGG tgAGGTGTGCTAAGAACCCTCAGCTGTTCTTCGCGCGGCGCCTAAACGCAGCCATGAAGGGCGCCGGGACGGACGAGGACACGCTGATACGCATCGTGGTTGGCCGCTCTGAG GTTGACCTGGAGACCATCAAGGACATGTACCTGGAGAAGTACGACGTCACGCTGAAGGACGCTCTGGACTCGGAGTGCGGCGGGGACTTCAAACGCCTGCTGATGGAGATCCTGCACTAG